The stretch of DNA CGTCATCTGCGTGATCGTGCACTGCCCGACAGTCGCTGGAACCTGATCCAGCTGGCCCGCGCCTTGTTGCTGGCGCAAGTCCTTGAGCAATCACCGCCAGTCGGGCAACGGCCTCTGCTGCGTCAGCTATTTCTGTGGGGTGACGATCAGGAAAAGGTCGCCACCCTGAAAGCCTTCGACTGGTTCGACGGTCATGGGCTGTGCGTGGAACTGGCGTTGCAGGCCGGACGCACCAGCAACAGCCAGGTGTTTGCCGCCCTCGCCCTCGACACGCTCTACCCGTCGCGTCACTACCCGGAACGAGCCTTCCACCAACTGGTGCTGAAAGCGCTGGGCATGGGGCTCGACGTGCGACGCCTGATCGGTCTGGCGCAACGACGCAGCGTCACCCTCAATCAATTGGCCCTCGACCTGCTGGAAGAGCAACTCGCCGCTGACCGAACGGTGTCCGCCGGCTTGCCCCTGGCGATTGCCTTCGACCAGCTCGGCCCTGTGCAACGTCAGCGACTTATCGGCCTGAACCAGCAGCGACGTTTGCCGCCGGAATGGCGCGATCACCTGACCGACACGCCATCGAACTGATGCCCAACGACTCCTTTCCCTCAACGAGGATTCATCATGCCCAAGTATTTCGACCCGCACATTCATATGGTCAGCCGCACCACTGATGACTACCAGAACATGGCCGCCGCCGGAATTACCGGGGTGATCGAGCCAGCCTTCTGGCAAGGTCAGGCCAGAACCAGTGTCGGCAGTTTCATTGATTACTTCGACACCCTGTTGGGCTGGGAGCGCTTTCGCGCCAGCATGTTTGGCATCCATCACTTCTGCACCATCGGTCTCAATCCCAAGGAGGCCAATGACTTGTCGGTGGCCAACGAGGTGCTGGAGATTCTGCCGCGTTATCTGGTGAAGGACGGCGTCGTGGCGGTCGGCGAAATCGGCTACGACGACATCACGCCCGAGGAAGATCGTTTTCTCGCGGCGCAGTTGGAGCTGGCCAGACAATTCAATCTGCCGGTGCTGGTACACACGCCGCACCGCGACAAGATCGGCGGTACCAAGCGGACGTTGGCGGTGATTCGCGAGGTGGGGATCAACGAGAGTCTGGTGATCATCGATCACCTCAATGAACTGACCCTGCCGTTGGTGCTGGACAGCGACTGCTGGCGCGGTCACTCGATCTATCCCAACACCAAAATGTCGGAACAACGGATGGTCGCCCTGCTCCAGCAATACGGCACCGAGAAAATGGTGGTCAACAGTGCTGCCGACTGGGGCATCAGCGATCCGCTCAAAGTGCCGAAAACCGGTCAGGCGATGTTGGCGGCCGGCTTCAGTGAAGCCCAGGTCGAGCAGGTGCTGTTCCACAACCCCGTCGATTTTTTCGCCCAGAGCGGCCAACTGGATAAAACCTTGGTCAGCACCCCGCTGCCCATCGATCAGCGCCGGCAGTATCAGGAAAACTCCGCCCTGCGTGGCCAGGAACCGGTGATCAAATGAACGCCGGCAAGGGCTGGACGCCCGGACAGATCGGCTATTGCAGCAATGTGCACCCTACCCGCGACCTGGCCGGGTTGCAGTCTTCGATCGAGCAGCACTTTCAGGGCGTGCGGACCCTGCGCGGGCTGCAAGCGCAGAACAGCGGACTGTGGATCAGCGCCCTTGCCGCGTCCAGGCTGCAGCAGAAATCGGCGCGTTCGGCGTTTCTGAACCTGCTGCAACGCAGCGGACTGCGGCTGACATCGCTGAACGGTTTTCCCTACGGCCAATTTCATGACCGTGCGATAAAAGCCGAGGTCTACCTGCCCAATTGGGCCGAGCCGAAACGCCTGGCGTACAGCCTGAATCTGGCGCACATCCTCGCGCAGGCGTTGCCGCCGGATTGTCATCAAGGGGTGATCTCCACCGTGCCGCTCGGCTATGCCGCCACCTGGACCCCGACGCTGCAACAACGGGCCGAGCAGCAACTGCGCGAACTCACCGCTTCGCTGGCCCAACTGCATCGGGAAACCGGCAAGAAGATCGTGTTCTGCCTGGAGATGGAGCCGGATTGCGTGCTGGAAACCACTGACCAGGCCATCGCCTTCTTCCGCCGCTGGCAAACCACAGA from Pseudomonas sp. P8_229 encodes:
- a CDS encoding TatD family hydrolase: MPKYFDPHIHMVSRTTDDYQNMAAAGITGVIEPAFWQGQARTSVGSFIDYFDTLLGWERFRASMFGIHHFCTIGLNPKEANDLSVANEVLEILPRYLVKDGVVAVGEIGYDDITPEEDRFLAAQLELARQFNLPVLVHTPHRDKIGGTKRTLAVIREVGINESLVIIDHLNELTLPLVLDSDCWRGHSIYPNTKMSEQRMVALLQQYGTEKMVVNSAADWGISDPLKVPKTGQAMLAAGFSEAQVEQVLFHNPVDFFAQSGQLDKTLVSTPLPIDQRRQYQENSALRGQEPVIK
- the eboE gene encoding metabolite traffic protein EboE — its product is MNAGKGWTPGQIGYCSNVHPTRDLAGLQSSIEQHFQGVRTLRGLQAQNSGLWISALAASRLQQKSARSAFLNLLQRSGLRLTSLNGFPYGQFHDRAIKAEVYLPNWAEPKRLAYSLNLAHILAQALPPDCHQGVISTVPLGYAATWTPTLQQRAEQQLRELTASLAQLHRETGKKIVFCLEMEPDCVLETTDQAIAFFRRWQTTDPNHPYLALCFDVCHQAVMFEDCFQSLAKLRQAQVAIGKIQLSNALICRLPDDGRREQVLKTLSDFCETTYLHQVKARDAQGRLQAWADLPAALVECAKLPGRYPELRIHFHIPLFSEQLLLPDLSGSQIALSQTFDFLASHEDFRPVLEVETYSWGVLPAQLRPTTESAQLQGIAAELNWVEDQLRQRRLLQSQAQEAYADAL
- a CDS encoding EboA domain-containing protein gives rise to the protein MNMDVTAPPTAALGMRHDCLAEQHQVLTGQLDENELHWWRQAQAQLARQPDASTASLLSGQCRRHLRDRALPDSRWNLIQLARALLLAQVLEQSPPVGQRPLLRQLFLWGDDQEKVATLKAFDWFDGHGLCVELALQAGRTSNSQVFAALALDTLYPSRHYPERAFHQLVLKALGMGLDVRRLIGLAQRRSVTLNQLALDLLEEQLAADRTVSAGLPLAIAFDQLGPVQRQRLIGLNQQRRLPPEWRDHLTDTPSN